The window CCTGCTCGCCCGATTCCTTGATGACGCGCTCCACCTCTTCCTGGGCGTCGCTGATCAGCTTCTCGATGCGGGCGGGGTGGATGCGGCCGTCGGTGATGAGCTTGGCCAGGGCGCGGCGGGCCACTTCGCGGCGCACGGGGTCAAAGCTACTGACGGTGACGGCTTCGGGCGTGTCATCGACGATGATATCGACGCCGGCGGCCTGCTCGAAGGCGCGGATGTTGCGGCCGTTGCGGCCGATGATGCGCCCCTTCATCTCATCGCTGGGCAGCGGCACGACGGACACGACCATGTCGGCCACCTGATCGCCGGCCAGCCGCTGGATCGACAGGGCGATGATCTTGCGCGCCTGCTCCTCGGCCGTTTCCTTGGCCCGGTTATCGATCTCGCGCACGACGCGGGCCAGGTCTTGCTGGGCTTCTTTCTCCACCTGCTGGATGAGCACCTGCCGCGCCTCATCGGTGGTCATGGCCGCGGTCTCTTCCAGCTTCTGGCGATGCTCCTGTTCCAGATTGCCCAGGTCGTTTTGCCGCTTATCCAGCCGGCCCTGGCGCTTGTTGAGCACCTGCTCGCGTTGTTCCAGATTCTTGGCCTGTTGGTCCTGGTTGGCGCCGCGGCGGTCGACGCGCTCTTCGGCGCGGGCCAGGTCCTGATAGCGGCGTTCGATGGCCTTTTCGGCCTCCAGTCGTAACTCTTGAGTCTCTTCGCGCGATACGCGCAGGATATTGTCGGATTCGCGCTCGGCGGCCAGGCGCTTTTCGCTGATTTCAGCCTCGGCCGCGGCGACGGTCTCGGCGATACGGGGCTGCAAGACGGCGCGGGTGACGAGGGCGGCGATAACCGCGCCCACGACCACGCCGATCAGCAGGCCTATCCATAGTTCCATGATGGTGTCTCCTTATTGTTCTTCGTCAAGTTGAATCGCCAGCCAGACCTCGGTGACAACCTCGCTAACGATGTCGTAGGCGTATCCCTGACGCATCAGATAGCGGGTGAGTTTGGCGCGCCATTCCGTTTCCGGTAAGCCGCGCCATCGTCCGGCTTGCTTCCGCGCGACCCGCCGGGCGGCGTCGGCTTCGTCCACGGTGGACAAGGCCTCGCCGGCTATCTCGCGACTGATGCCCCTCTGGCTGAGTTCCTGCCGCAGGGCCAGGCGGCTGCGCGGCCGAAAGGTCTCGCGCTGCTCCACCCAGTAGGCGGCAAAGGCATCGTCATCGATCAGCTTGGCTTCGGTCAGGTCATCGATAACGTTCTTGATAATCTCTTCCTCGACTTTATGGCGGCGCAGATTGCGCGCGATTTCGGCCGAGCTATAGGGCCGGCGGGCCAGCAGGCCCAACGCCCGCTCGCGCGCCCGGTGCTTCTCCTCGCGCCGGCCCAGTTGCTCCAATTCCGCCTGGGTGATCTCCTGCCCAATCCGCAGCCCGTCGGCCACCGACAGCGCCAGCCCCAGGGCAAAATCGCCGTCGATAAACACGCTGACGCGCTCCGGGTTTTTCACCTGCGCGGTGAGTGCTGTGATCGTACCCATCGTATAAAAAGCAAAAAGCCGTGGCATGAGGCCACGGCTAGCGATTAGGCGTTCCAGGTCTTGCGATCTGTTGTCAATAAAGCCTCGCCCAGTGTCGGGCGAGGTCCCACTTAGCAGCGGCGTGAAGACGAGCAGTGACAGTATCTGTTGCG is drawn from Candidatus Promineifilum breve and contains these coding sequences:
- the rny gene encoding ribonuclease Y, which encodes MELWIGLLIGVVVGAVIAALVTRAVLQPRIAETVAAAEAEISEKRLAAERESDNILRVSREETQELRLEAEKAIERRYQDLARAEERVDRRGANQDQQAKNLEQREQVLNKRQGRLDKRQNDLGNLEQEHRQKLEETAAMTTDEARQVLIQQVEKEAQQDLARVVREIDNRAKETAEEQARKIIALSIQRLAGDQVADMVVSVVPLPSDEMKGRIIGRNGRNIRAFEQAAGVDIIVDDTPEAVTVSSFDPVRREVARRALAKLITDGRIHPARIEKLISDAQEEVERVIKESGEQAAYEANVHGLHPEILKTLGRLKYRTSYGQNQLNHSVEAAHIAAMLAAELGANIETAKMGALLHDLGKAMDHDQEGTHAQIGAEFAKRFKVPAVVVNAIASHHHEVEQETIEAILVEAADAISGARPGARRENLENYIKRVRTLEDIATSFPGVESAYALQAGREIRVLVKPNQIDDLAAVRLSKDISKNIEDSMQYPGQIQVTVIRETRAVGFAK
- a CDS encoding regulatory protein RecX, with amino-acid sequence MGTITALTAQVKNPERVSVFIDGDFALGLALSVADGLRIGQEITQAELEQLGRREEKHRARERALGLLARRPYSSAEIARNLRRHKVEEEIIKNVIDDLTEAKLIDDDAFAAYWVEQRETFRPRSRLALRQELSQRGISREIAGEALSTVDEADAARRVARKQAGRWRGLPETEWRAKLTRYLMRQGYAYDIVSEVVTEVWLAIQLDEEQ